A single region of the Lotus japonicus ecotype B-129 chromosome 4, LjGifu_v1.2 genome encodes:
- the LOC130713784 gene encoding syntaxin-22-like has product MSFQDIEAGRPFGSRCGPINGKQDPTQAVAAGIFQINTAVSTFQRLVNTLGTPKDTPELREKLHKTRLHIGQLVKDTSAKLKQASDIDHHVEVNASKKIADAKLAKDFQAVLKEFQKAQRLAAERETAYTPFVPQAVLPSSYTASEVDIGSDKTPEQRALLVESRRQEVLFLDNEIAFNEAIIEEREQGIHEIQQQIGEVNEIFKDLAVLVHEQGAMIDDIGSNIENSHAATAQAKSQLAKASKTQRSNSSLACLLLVIFGIVLLIVIIVLAA; this is encoded by the exons ATGAGCTTCCAGGACATCGAAGCTGGCCGCCCTTTCGGGTCGAGGTGTGGACCGATCAACGGGAAGCAGGACCCTACGCAAGCGGTGGCGGCCGGAATTTTCCAGATCAACACCGCCGTGTCCACGTTTCAGAGACTCGTCAACACCCTCGGAACCCCTAAAGATACCCCTGAGCTCCGTGAGAAGCT TCACAAGACAAGACTACATATTGGGCAATTGGTGAAGGATACATCAGCTAAACTTAAGCAAGCTAGTGACATCGATCACCATGTTGAAGTTAAT GCAAGCAAGAAGATAGCAGATGCTAAACTTGCGAAAGATTTTCAGGCAGTGCTGAAAGAGTTTCAGAAGGCACAGCGTCTTGCAGCTGAGAGGGAAACGGCCTATACCCCTTTTGTTCCACAAGCTGTTCTTCCTTCGAG CTATACAGCTAGCGAAGTAGATATTGGTTCTGATAAAACTCCAGAGCAGCGCGCCCTTCTTGTGGAATCCAGGAG GCAGGAGGTTTTATTCTTGGATAATGAGATTGCCTTCAATGAGGCTATCATTGAGGAAAGGGAGCAAGGCATTCATGAAATACAGCAGCAAATTGGTGAAGTTAATGAGATTTTCAAAGATCTTGCTGTGCTTGTCCATGAGCAAGGAGCCATGATTG ATGATATTGGGTCCAACATTGAAAACTCACATGCAGCAACTGCACAAGCAAAATCTCAACTTGCAAAAGCTTCAAAAACACAAAGATCAAATTCATCTTTg gCATGCTTGCTTTTGGTGATATTTGGGATTGTGCTTCTCATCGTGATCATAGTTCTTGCTGCTTAG